One Pseudorasbora parva isolate DD20220531a chromosome 4, ASM2467924v1, whole genome shotgun sequence genomic region harbors:
- the LOC137073380 gene encoding putative methyltransferase NSUN7 isoform X5, with translation MALVVVVLYDLLDRKFQPREPMNRVEEGLIKEVRQVEDSLYRFKTKLEASLAQCRIKQNLLTIDSYLPPTVRAKQQRSQTVPLYAWVNTLKASVENVCETLRTSGFTQVDSHIHLVGNVFCKDKHCSNVLMFPRRLIKQLEKFQLVTEHTLIIQDKSRSLAACVVRPLLVEGGDVLMVGSFSALTVAHVALQATACSGCVHVCGIHNVSKFNKELQTILTSTACKNVKLMSENFKELNEWDLRIQKVRVIVLLPQCSASALCNPVEFILNENGDRGLLHGLSKGTISDSKLEALVTEQKQYLSHALTFPKVKGVVYCTCSVYPEENEQLVKRALENADSKAKALPFRLVSAGWDDEEEKFFRTEASDVTNGCFLCVMKREQDPAEAETVQDILARAAAKGLLGGLMPPDTLNREKPKKSKKQKRLTSILPPSSLIEPPASVMMISLSPPADRVLAATASQTAAASKHTYGALSDSSTILDHTPVTKSQTSTFMDATFSTTHHFSVLDPSDNDKDKSSVARKKRTKGHKPQAKVAKQSRRKKRSKSHTRKERQSRSRPPRKRLPHLQPSQHATVNSFKPSPPQTKPAAIRTPVTPYRSKHLHSRAASQRESVKPKKEMASRELSLPPVYPISPSHLSSPPYRLYSSSFSDLSSSLSSSSSIAKGRDSILLRSQTWR, from the exons ATGGCTCTTGTGGTGGTTGTACTCTATGACCTCCTGGACAGGAAGTTTCAGCCCAGAGAGCCAATGAACAGAGTAGAGGAAGGACTTATAAAGGAAGTGAGACAGGTGGAGGACAGCCTTTATAG GTTCAAGACCAAACTGGAAGCCTCACTGGCTCAGTGCAGAATAAAGCAGAATTTGCTGACAATTGACAGTTACCTGCCACCAACTGTGAGGGCTAAACAACAAAGGTCACAAACTGTACCACTCTATGCCTGGGTCAACACCCTCAAAGCCAG TGTTGAAAACGTGTGTGAGACTCTGAGGACATCGGGCTTCACTCAGGTCGATTCACACATACACCTGGTGGGAAATGTGTTCTGTAAGGACAAACACTGTTCTAATGTCCTAATGTTTCCCAGAAGGCTCATAAAACAACTGGAGAAATTCCAACTAGTGACAGAACACACGCTCATAATACAG GATAAATCTCGCAGTCTGGCTGCATGTGTGGTTCGCCCGCTGTTGGTGGAGGGTGGTGACGTTCTGATGGTGGGGTCTTTCTCTGCTTTGACTGTGGCTCATGTGGCTCTCCAGGCCACTGCCTGTTCTGGCTGTGTACATGTATGTGGGATCCATAATGTCTCCAAGTTCAACAAGGAATTACAAACTATCCTCACCTCTACTGCCTGCAAAA ATGTAAAACTGATGTCTGAGAACTTTAAGGAGCTTAATGAATGGGATTTGCGTATTCAGAAGGTTCGGGTGATTGTGTTACTCCCACAGTGTTCTGCCTCAGCACTCTGTAACCCTGTGGAGTTTATCCTCAATGAGAATGGAG ACAGAGGGCTGTTGCATGGCCTATCTAAAGGAACCATCTCTGACAGTAAACTCGAGGCACTAGTTACTGAGCAGAAACAATACCTCAGCCATGCACTAACCT ttcctaaAGTGAAAGGCGTGGTGTACTGCACATGCTCAGTATATCCAGAGGAGAATGAACAACTTGTCAAGAGAGCACTTGAAAACGCAGACAGCAAAGCAAAAGCTCTGCCCTtcag GCTGGTCAGTGCAGGATGGGATGATGAGGAAGAGAAGTTTTTCAGAACTGAAGCATCTGACGTCACAAATGGCTGTTTCCTCTGTGTGATGAAAAGAGAG CAGGACCCAGCAGAGGCAGAAACCGTGCAGGACATTTTGGCACGAGCTGCTGCTAAAGGTTTGTTGGGGGGGCTGATGCCTCCTGACACCTTGAATAGAGAAAAACCAAAAAAGAGCAAAAAACAAAAGCGCTTGACGTCAATTCTTCCGCCTTCCTCTCTGATTGAGCCTCCTGCATCAGTGATGATGATCAGTCTGAGTCCTCCAGCTGACCGTGTGCTCGCCGCTACCGCCAGTCAGACAGCAGCCGCTTCAAAACACACTTATGGAGCCCTGAGTGACAGTTCCACAATCCTAGATCATACTCCGGTCACTAAAAGTCAAACTTCCACATTTATGGATGCCACATTTAGCACTACACACCATTTTAGTGTTCTAGACCCATCAGACAACGATAAAGACAAGTCTTCTGTTGCGCGAAAGAAGCGAACGAAAGGTCATAAGCCTCAAGCTAAAGTTGCTAAGCAGTCCAGGAGAAAAAAGAGGTCTAAATCCCACACTCGTAAAGAACGTCAGAGCAGGTCTCGCCCTCCACGCAAGAGACTCCCCCACCTTCAGCCATCTCAACACGCTACCGTTAACTCCTTTAAACCATCTCCACCTCAGACAAAACCTGCCGCCATCAGAACCCCAGTGACACCGTATAGATCCAAACATCTGCACAGCAGAGCCGCGTCTCAACGAGAATCTGTTAAACCAAAAAAAGAAATGGCCTCAAGAGAGCTCAGTCTCCCCCCCGTTTATCCGATCAGTCCTTCACATCTCTCTTCACCCCCGTATCGACTGTACTCTTCTAGCTTTTCTGATTTGTCCAGCAGTCTTTCCTCTTCCAGCAGCATTGCCAAAGGCAGAGACTCCATCCTTTTACGTTCCCAGACATGGCGCTGA